The Panthera leo isolate Ple1 chromosome A3, P.leo_Ple1_pat1.1, whole genome shotgun sequence genome contains the following window.
gccccagcccacCTTGGCATTGAGGGACTCGGGGGACTCCAGCATGAGCAGCAACTCCGAGTTGTCGATCTCCAGCAGCATGCCCGTGATCTTGCCAGCCAGCTGGGTGTGGGCATCGTAGATAAGGGGGTACAGACGCTCACCTGTACAGAACACCTGGCTGATaccccagcagccccagggaggcagggggtaCTGTGGAAGGGAGCAGTAAGGCATGTGGTGGGGGGTCGTCCCAGAACTGCTCCTTCTGAGCTGTGTCACTTAGCCTCACTGGGAGGCTCTCTCCCAACTGTAAAGTGCGCAGAGCAAACCCCGCTTCGGAGGCTAGTTTGAAGAATCAAATTTGACATTCTACATGAACGAAtctacacagagcctgacacaaacTTGGTTGGTGTTTAAAGACTACTCTtgtttggggcagctgggtggctcagtcggttaagcatccgacttcggctcaggtcatgatctcacagctcgtgagttcgagccccgcgtcaggctctgtgctgacagctcggagcctggagcctgcttccgagtctgtgtctccctcactctctctgcccctcccctgctcacactcgtgctctctccctccctcaaaaataagtaaacattaaaaaaaaaaaaaaaaattcaagactaCTCTTGTTCATTTTGCAAGAGATAGTTCCAATACACACATTGAGATTCTAGACAAGACAGGCTTTTTTGGGACTAGACTTTTTTGGGGGTAGGAGGAGCCACACACACGAGATAAATTCACCTTCCGCCATCAGGCACTTCTGGTGGCAGAGCCTAGCATTGGTGGTCAGCCCATCTTGGCCATGTGTGGAGGGTCTGGCCAGGATTGTGTGCTGGGTGGGAGAGTTTCCCCGTGAGGAAAGTGAAGAGGTTTACAGGGAACTGCTAACAGAGCCTTCTGCCTCCATTAAGCCCATTTAGAATCTTCCTTTGAAGAGTGGGGTAGTAAAGTGGCAAAACCCCAAGTGAGCCGAGAAAACAAGTGGAGGGAATCGGGACGGACTTCAGAGAGGTTCTGGAAATCCTGGTGGCCGTGAAGGCAAGAACCTGGCAAGTTATTCACTCAGCAGTTAGCGGCATCCTTTAGCAGGGCCTGCCGTAGACACTGGGCTGGAGGAGAATTGCACAAGGAACTCGCAGTCCAGTGGGGAATGTGCAAATACGAATTTCTGCACATTTATTTCCCACCTCCCTGCAGCGGGCACTGGGAGACAGAGGACATGTGGTGATGGCTTCTTCCCATTCAGGAGATGTAAGAAACGGCAACACCCACCAACAGAAACCCTTAGTCCTGGCCGCAGATCTGCCCACAGCTGGGATCTCTCCAAGCCTGTCACGGCCCTTGAACAGCAGAACTGAAGAAACCTCAGGACCATCTGGTCTGACCAGTGCTTTAAGACGAGAGGGAAGCCGAGGAGAGCAGAGGCAACCAGGACCAAGCCACCCGGCAGGTTGGTCAGCGGCAAAGCTGGACCTCGTCCACGTGTCTCACCTCCACTCAACATGTTTCCTGCCAGGCTGGCCAACTCCCCCTGCTTCCTGCTCCAGCCACTCACCAATCATCTGCTTTTGTTCGTGCAGTGGCGCTGCAGCCAGCATGGACGCCGTCAGGGGCTCCTGTCCCGGGATGCGCACAGCAGGCTCCTGGACCTGCAATGGTGCCGGGGACACATCCCTTAACCACCACAGATGGGCAAGGCCTCAAAACCCTCACCCTGTCAGGTGAGCACAGGCCTCCAGGAAGGCTCTGGAAGAAGGGAGCAGGGGGCAAGGTATGGACAATCGGGTGGGACAGAGTCCCTAACAAGGGCACAGTGGGATAGACAAAGTCACCCTCTAATTCAGACGCCTTCCACGGTGCCAGGAACCTGTCAAGGCCCCACTGGATGTTGCCAAGTGAAAGTCACACATTACTAACCACTTCATGCCAAATAAGGCACTTTTTATCAAGTAGCTTTATGGCCACATCCCCGGCATACTTCTGACCTTTCCCTATCCTGGTAACTTTAAAAGCATGTTGCTGTTTAAAGACTACTCCCTTGTTTCTTTTGCAAGGAAGAGTCTGAAGTATACACGTTAAAATTCTAGACAGGATATGATAATGCCGAGTTTGAGACTTGGGCAGGAAGATAAATACATTGCCTTTTAATTTAATCACAGTAGGTATTTTTAGTTCTGTTTTGTAGATTAATCCCATCCCTTCAATATTCAGCATATCTCAAGGATATTTTTCCTTGCTGCTCAACACTGAATACGAAGGAAATACAGATTACTTTTGTTAATAATCCAGGCAGAGCAAATCATAATTAATAAACCAAGCATGATCTtggctctttccctccttctgttAGTAAGGGGGATTGTTTCTCAATTGTACACGTTACTAAACGAAACTCTGCTCGTTTATAATTcaagaagagaaacaaacaaacaaacgaggGCCAGTGCCTTAGCCAAGGTTCTGAGCCAAGGCCCCAGGAGCCCAGACTAAGAGGGCAGTCAGGCCAGCCTTACCCCGTGGTTGTATGTTGCTGAGGAATATTTGTGTGTCAGCAGAGGCCCACTTGGTGCAGGATATCCCGCCCCGCTGGCTCCTGTGGTCTGGGTACCAATATTGGCTGTAAGGAGTAAGCAGGGGAGTTAGGGCCTGACAGTGATCTAAAGCCAGGAAGCCTAAAGACAAGCATTCATGTAGAATCCCCAGCACCGACTGTGAGGCCGGCACACAGATGTACAAACATTTGCCGAATGAAGGAACAGATGTGCTGGCCTTACAGCTCAAACCTACGCCCTTGTTCACAGCTGCCGCAGTACTTGCTAAGGTTCTGATGTGATGCTAAGCCCCGCCATGTGTGATCTCATTCACCCACATGACAAAACAGGAGGGCTATTTCCAtccctattttaaaaagatgaggtAGGTGATCAGATACAGTAGTTAGCAAGGCCACAGAGCGAGTTGGCCCCAGGAACCGGGTCTGTGGGACTCTGGAGCCCACACGAACTACTGTGCCTCACGGCCTCCAAAGTCAGCTCTACCCTCCAAGAGGCAAAAGGCAAGGTCACCATGGAGGCCAGTCCTGACTCCCCGCCTGTGCCAGCCCAGCACCAAGCCCCTACCCCACCCTCCGCGCACACCCGTTCCTCTTGACCCAGCCCACACTCACCCACTCTCTGGGTGTGGGGCACcgtgggtggcacctgggtggagGCCTGCCTGACACCGCTGACCTGCGCCGGGGGGCGCCGCAACATGGCTGGTGGTCGGATCATTGAGGCAGCTGGAGGGTAGGTGGCTTGTGGCACAAAGAACACGGAGAGAAAGGtcggtggggcaggggcaggacaaTCAGAGCGGCACACTGCGCCCTGAAGGTTCTGGGGTGAGAAAGGCAATGGGTGGGAAAGGGAAGTAGAACATTCGCAGCAAAAAAGATGGGTGAATTCACCTAGTCAGGCAGACCCAGAACTCCAGGGAAGGGGAGTGTGTGGAAGTCTTCAATTACAAAGCCGACTTGTTTCTACACAAGCCCCAGGACGCACAGACCACATGATCACACCTGCTGGGTCCCCAAGCAGCTGCAAGGGAGGGCGAGCTCTGCTCCCAGAGAGGGGCCGGAGGGGCAAGACTGCCATGGGAGTGCGTTCTCATGGTCACAGATCAGACAAGTCTTGGGAGCTAACTGAAGAGAATGGCTGCACCGCTAGTCTTTCACAAGGTCGGCACTGCTTGGGGCTTTATGCACACCTcattcagaagaggaaactgaggttcagagaggtgaagttacCCACCCAAATGAACACCCTGGGAAGTAGAGCCAGGCTTGCCCCCAAAGCCTGTGTTCATAGCCCCAGGTTCCACGCTGCCCTGAGGGGTCCACCGTCCGTGGGCCAGGCTGAGGGTACAAGGGGCGGAGTCACTCACACGAGGGTCTCGGAGGCTGGGCCGTCCACCTGGGGGCAGGCTGCATGGGAGAGCTGGACGCATAGTACGCAGTCTGGGCAGGAGGCTGTGCGGGAGAagactgggggtgagggggtcgCAGCAGGTGAGAAACCGCATCCCCTCATGGACACCCCTGCGGAAACTCCACCGCCCCCCTCCAGGGTTACTGATTAGTAAAGACCCACAAGCTGGGATGAAATCTCCGCTACCCCAGTTCAGGCTATTCGTTAGCCCTGAGCCTTCCAGGGCAAGGTGTCAGGTTCAATCCTCGCCCCTTATCATCAGAGCCACTGGCCCAAACAGCAGCATAAAATGGTGACAGACCTACTCAGACTTGTGCCAGCTTAAGCTACTGCTaagaggagtggggggtggggcgcctgggtggcatagttggtTACGCGTTcgcctcctgatttcagctcaggtcacgatctcacagtttgggagtttgagccccgcactggactctgtgctgacagcatggagcctgcttgggcttctctgtctccctctctttgtccctcccctgttcatgctcgctctcaaaataaataaaactttaaaaaattaaaaataagtaaaaggagcAGGGGAGCAGATACGTCCATCCCCGCAGCTGCAAATGGCCAACACCTTTCCACTCCCTCTAAGTCCTGGGAGCTCCCTTCCCAAGGGGGGCCGCTCAGAACACTGGCCTCCAGGAGAGAGGTTGGCAGGCAGCCCACAAAACAGGACCATCTAAGTTGGGGAAATGCTACATGCTCTCTGCTGGTTTGGGAAAGTCCTGACGCACACCAGCACGTTAGGGCAGAATAAAGGGTGCGGCAAAGCATAGTATAATAAGGAAAGCTAGTTCCTTTTCCTTAATGCAgggtttctcaaacttatttgaccaGGGAGCATGTTTTTTAGCACAACACGAACCTCTCCCTGGTTGGGGACACACACTCTTACCCCCCGTTAACAGGTGGGGTTAAAGTGGCCTGCCTGCCACATTTCCAGCAGAAACAAGTTGAGAAGCTACATCTACCTGTGAGGCTGTATTCCTGCTCTACCTGGCTGTCAGGGAAGGGGTGCAGCGGGGTTCGGGCAGGCCATCACCTGGGGCACAGCGGGCAGGAAGTAGCTGGTGGGCTGCTGGAAGGAGCCAAAGAGGGGGCCACCCAGGGCCCGCACAGTAGACAGGCGCTGCATGTACTGGTTGGTCAAGATGGCCTTCCGTTCCTCTTTGCGCTGGGCCAGGGCCACGTACAGCGGCTTGGTGCCCACGATGCGCCCGTTCATCTCTGTCACGGCCTTTGTCGCCTCTTCTGGAGAGGAAAAACACACAAAGCCAAACCCCTTGCTGTGGCCACCCTCTGTCATCACCTAAAAGCAAGACAAGACaagggctgctgggggtggggaaggaagactCCTGGGGCtgtgtccccctcctcccccggggCCCAGCCGGGCAGTGAGCAGGCCCAGGAGAAACTGTCACCCTGACATTGACTGAGGCCCACCGCATGCCAGATGCCGGACTGCCTTCTTGCTCCACAGGCGCCGCCACCCGATCGTGGGGGACACCACGACTCCCGCTTCACAGGTGACGGAAGCGGGGGCTCAGGAGTGACTTGGCTGAGACCAGTCAACTTGCTAACCGAGGGCtgcttgctgtttttaaaaaaattttttttaatgtttatttatttttgagacagagagagacagagcacgaacagggaagggtcagagagggagacacagaatctgaagcaggctccaggctctgagctgtcagcacagagcccgacgtggggctcgaactcatggaccgtgagatcatgacctgagccaaagtcggacgcttaaccgactcagccacccaggcaccccagctgctCACTGTTTAAGAGGACATTCCCTAGAGTCCGTGAGAACAGCagcatttcagaatttttttttatatttaaattttctttctgaaatgattTTCCTAGGCTGTGATGGAAGGCTGGTTTAAATGGTATCTACCCTCATCAGAGGGGCTAGGATGAAGAGGACAGTTTAGGATTGGTTAAAATCCAAGAACAGGGCAGGGGTCCTTAGCCAGAGCCACGATCTTAAACACTTCGTTTGAGGTCACTGTGATGAAAATCTGCATTTCGACTACCCTCTGGTTATTTTAATTCTTAGGATTCTTTAGTTCATTTGTGAAATTATGGacataataaaatgttcttaAGAGTTAGGTATCCTAGACTCCAATAAAAACTTAGATttgaatgggggcacctggatggctca
Protein-coding sequences here:
- the LOC122214837 gene encoding polyadenylate-binding protein 1-like yields the protein MCDFHLATSSGALTGLAHLWWLRDVSPAPLQVQEPAVRIPGQEPLTASMLAAAPLHEQKQMIGERLYPLIYDAHTQLAGKITGMLLEIDNSELLLMLESPESLNAKVEEALAVLQAHQAAELTKVNVL